The Pricia mediterranea genome includes a window with the following:
- a CDS encoding sulfite exporter TauE/SafE family protein, with product MEVTVALGYLGALVIGIVLGLIGGGGSILTVPILVYFLFINPVMATAYSLFIVGTTSLVGAIQNIRKKLVDFKTAIVFSIPAFIAVYATRKYVMPAIPEELFTVGGFLVTKDIGIMLFFAITMLLASYSMIREECENCDNDTIEIVYNYPMIVLEGIVVGVLTGIVGAGGGFLIIPALVLLAKLPMKKAVATSLLIIAVKSLIGFIGDVQNLKIDWKFLSVFSVLSIIGIFFGIWLNKFIDGSKLKKAFGWFVLVMGVFIFVKELFLS from the coding sequence ATGGAGGTAACTGTTGCCCTAGGTTATTTGGGTGCCCTTGTCATCGGCATAGTCTTAGGATTGATCGGCGGGGGAGGATCTATTCTTACGGTACCGATTTTGGTTTATTTTTTATTTATAAACCCTGTGATGGCGACCGCATACTCTCTGTTTATCGTCGGTACGACCTCCTTGGTAGGTGCAATTCAGAATATTCGAAAAAAATTGGTGGACTTCAAAACTGCCATCGTTTTTTCGATCCCGGCTTTCATTGCGGTGTATGCCACCCGTAAGTATGTAATGCCTGCAATACCTGAAGAACTCTTTACAGTAGGCGGTTTTTTGGTTACAAAAGATATCGGTATCATGTTATTTTTTGCCATCACCATGTTGTTGGCGTCTTACTCCATGATACGGGAGGAGTGTGAAAACTGCGATAATGACACCATCGAAATCGTTTACAATTATCCGATGATCGTGCTCGAAGGTATCGTAGTCGGGGTGCTTACAGGTATTGTGGGTGCCGGTGGGGGCTTCCTGATCATTCCCGCCCTTGTACTATTGGCCAAGCTACCGATGAAAAAAGCGGTTGCCACGAGCTTACTGATTATTGCAGTTAAATCGTTGATCGGTTTTATAGGGGATGTGCAGAACCTCAAGATCGATTGGAAGTTTCTATCGGTATTCAGCGTACTCTCCATCATCGGTATATTTTTCGGAATTTGGTTAAACAAGTTTATCGATGGTTCAAAACTGAAAAAGGCATTCGGATGGTTCGTGCTCGTTATGGGCGTTTTCATCTTCGTAAAAGAGCTTTTCTTGAGCTGA
- a CDS encoding ROK family protein, translated as MDVVAGIDIGGTKTKIGLVDHHGVCHKQLFFRTRKYDDFDAFLDKIKESIDQLMSDFDFPVNLIGCGIGAPNASSRNGTIENAANLKWKGSVPVLEKLKKRIDLPMRIMNDASAAALGEMLFGNAKGMSDFIVITLGTGLGAGIVANGKLIEGYDGFAGELGHVDMTLGDGRLTGLGVRGGLEAYVSATGLKRTILHMLSKYMIDSRFRDVAFNDLHGEDITKAAEEGDPIAQKAFDYTANILALAMANFTAFSQPRAFFLMGGLLNSGKWILDPLQEYFEEKLLEVYKDKVEIRTSGMEGKTAAICGAAALIWEGRQPTTE; from the coding sequence ATGGATGTAGTTGCAGGAATAGATATCGGAGGAACCAAAACTAAAATAGGATTGGTCGATCACCATGGTGTGTGCCATAAACAACTTTTTTTTAGAACCCGAAAATACGATGATTTCGATGCCTTTCTGGATAAGATCAAGGAGAGCATCGACCAATTAATGTCCGACTTCGATTTCCCGGTCAATCTAATCGGATGTGGAATCGGCGCGCCGAACGCCTCTAGTCGAAACGGTACCATAGAGAACGCCGCCAATCTAAAATGGAAAGGTTCGGTACCCGTCCTGGAAAAATTAAAAAAGCGTATCGACCTCCCCATGCGGATCATGAACGATGCCAGTGCCGCAGCCTTGGGCGAGATGCTCTTTGGTAACGCCAAGGGTATGTCAGACTTTATCGTCATTACCCTGGGAACCGGACTAGGGGCCGGCATTGTCGCCAACGGCAAATTGATAGAGGGGTACGATGGGTTTGCCGGTGAACTGGGCCATGTCGATATGACCCTGGGTGATGGTCGGTTGACCGGGCTCGGCGTTCGTGGGGGACTGGAGGCCTACGTTTCCGCCACAGGCCTGAAACGCACCATACTCCATATGTTGTCCAAATACATGATCGACAGCAGGTTCCGTGACGTGGCCTTCAACGATTTGCACGGGGAGGATATTACCAAGGCCGCAGAAGAAGGCGATCCCATCGCCCAAAAAGCTTTTGATTATACGGCGAATATATTGGCTTTGGCCATGGCCAACTTTACAGCGTTCTCGCAGCCCAGGGCATTCTTTTTGATGGGAGGCCTGCTCAATAGCGGCAAATGGATCTTGGACCCCTTACAAGAATATTTCGAAGAAAAACTGTTGGAAGTCTATAAGGACAAGGTCGAAATACGAACCTCGGGCATGGAGGGGAAGACCGCTGCCATTTGTGGTGCGGCCGCATTGATATGGGAAGGAAGGCAGCCGACAACGGAATGA
- a CDS encoding Crp/Fnr family transcriptional regulator, with protein MIQELKRGYGQVFEDALINEIVQVGTFKEVPEGFKLMDIGDYVRGMPLLISGAIKVLREDDDGNELLLYYLEEGDTCSMTLSCCMGDAQSEIRAVAETDAKLIMVPIHKMEEWTGRYKSWRNFVFQSYHDRLNELLNTLDSIAFDKMDMRLVGYLKEKARIAQEDSIRSTHQEIAYDLNSSRVVISRLLKKLEDMGKIELHRNHIKILEL; from the coding sequence ATGATACAAGAACTAAAAAGAGGATACGGACAGGTCTTCGAGGATGCCCTTATCAATGAAATTGTACAGGTAGGAACCTTTAAAGAGGTGCCGGAAGGTTTCAAGTTGATGGATATCGGTGATTATGTCAGGGGGATGCCCCTTTTGATTTCGGGCGCCATCAAAGTGCTTCGCGAAGACGATGACGGAAACGAACTCTTGCTCTACTATCTCGAAGAGGGTGATACCTGCTCCATGACCTTGAGCTGCTGTATGGGGGACGCCCAAAGTGAGATCCGCGCCGTTGCCGAAACCGATGCCAAACTGATCATGGTGCCCATCCATAAAATGGAGGAGTGGACGGGCCGATACAAATCTTGGCGGAATTTCGTTTTCCAAAGTTACCATGATCGTTTGAACGAGTTGTTGAATACCTTGGACAGTATCGCCTTCGATAAGATGGATATGCGCTTGGTCGGATACCTCAAGGAAAAGGCCCGTATCGCACAAGAGGATAGCATCCGCAGTACCCATCAAGAAATTGCCTATGACCTGAACAGTTCAAGGGTAGTAATTTCTAGACTGCTCAAAAAACTGGAGGATATGGGCAAGATAGAACTGCACAGAAACCATATCAAGATCTTGGAATTGTGA